Proteins encoded in a region of the Phaenicophaeus curvirostris isolate KB17595 chromosome 1, BPBGC_Pcur_1.0, whole genome shotgun sequence genome:
- the ING1 gene encoding inhibitor of growth protein 1 isoform X2, with the protein MLHCIQRALIRSQELGDEKIQIVSQMVELVENRTRQVDSHMELFETCQDTNDITGNSGKASQDKSKNETISQAEKPNNKRSRRQRNNENRENASNNHDHDDITSGTPKEKKAKTSKKKKRSKAKAEREASPPDLPIDPNEPTYCLCNQVSYGEMIGCDNDECPIEWFHFSCVGLNHKPKGKWYCPKCRGENEKTMDKALEKSKKERAYNR; encoded by the coding sequence ATGTTGCACTGCATACAGAGAGCCTTGATTCGGAGTCAGGAACTAGGGGATGAGAAGATCCAAATCGTCAGTCAGATGGTGGAGCTGGTTGAGAACAGAACCAGGCAAGTGGACAGCCACATGGAGCTGTTTGAGACTTGTCAGGATACTAACGATATCACTGGCAACAGCGGGAAAGCCAGCCAAGATAAATCAAAGAATGAGACAATCTCGCAGGCTGAAAAGCCCAACAATAAGCGATCGAGGCGGCAAAGGAATAATGAGAATCGAGAAAATGCTTCAAATAACCATGACCATGATGACATCACCTCAGGAACtccaaaggagaagaaagcaaaaacgTCCAAGAAGAAGAAACGATCCAAGGCTAAAGCAGAGAGGGAAGCTTCTCCCCCAGACCTTCCTATTGACCCTAACGAGCCAACATACTGCTTGTGCAACCAGGTCTCCTATGGAGAAATGATAGGATGCGATAACGATGAGTGCCCCATTGAATGGTTTCACTTTTCCTGCGTGGGACTCAACCATAAACCAAAGGGTAAATGGTACTGCCCCAAATGTagaggagaaaatgagaaaactatGGACAAGGCATTGGAGAAGTCCAAAAAAGAAAGGGCTTACAACAGGTAG